A window of Euwallacea similis isolate ESF13 chromosome 10, ESF131.1, whole genome shotgun sequence contains these coding sequences:
- the LOC136411601 gene encoding discoidin domain-containing receptor 2-like: MTLETGIYAFVLVTLAASLPHVGAVDYSQCIAPLGMESGLIKDQDISVSSTFDHKYVGARHARIRTENEGGAWCPQSQADPDTKEWIEIDLHSVHLITATETQGRFGNGQGVEYSEAYKLEYYRPRLNKWIRYRAETNEDVLKGNINTYLESKTVLSPPILVSKLRFLPFSLHKRTVCMRVEVYGCKWSDGIVSYSMPQGDKRGSWEFYDSSYDGHWDGEKLKYGLGQLTDGQIAPDDFKLSFHEPGQGWVGWRNDTRDNKPVEIIFEFDKIREFTAVNIYTNNQFTKEVQVFNESKVFFSIGGKRYKGEPITYDSFEDKIMETPRNVSIKLHHRVGRFVKLQLYFSSRWILISEVSFESSQVTGNFSEEDDLPEASKAPSDNIVDLNGRDNTKNVISAVNNQSGFGQYLGIMVGLFMVLVVFLVAVVSYVLYQHRRYKSSPRPSQVPDKTALYRPPSLGHLTNTSSDYADYAEPVQRSQTSRTPPDRQLFFPKPPLAPPPSEQHYAATDVCKSEYKPQFTPPPPPLSTPPPVRLLRQPRYVSERTYIGP; this comes from the exons ATGACGTTGGAGACTGGAATTTATGCCTTTGTCCTTGTCACACTCGCTGCCAGTCTGCCCCACGTTGGGGCAGTGGACTATT CTCAGTGCATAGCGCCGCTGGGCATGGAAAGTGGCCTCATCAAAGACCAAGACATATCGGTCAGCTCCACTTTTGACCATAAATACGTAGGAGCACGTCACGCAAG AATCCGGACTGAGAACGAGGGGGGTGCATGGTGTCCCCAATCCCAAGCCGACCCTGACACCAAAGAATGGATTGAAATAGACTTGCATTCAGTGCATTTAATCACCGCTACAGAGACCCAGGGCCGGTTCGGGAACGGGCAGGGAGTGGAGTACAGCGAGGCCTACAAGCTTGAGTACTACAGACCGAGACTCAACAAATGGATCCGGTACAGGGCGGAGACCAATGAGGACGTGCTCAAAGGCAATATCAACACCTATTTAGAGTCAAAGACTGTCCTCAGTCCTCCCATCCTGGTCAGTAAGCTCCGATTCCTGCCTTTTAGTTTGCATAAGAGGACTGTGTGCATGAGGGTGGAGGTATATGGGTGCAAGTGGTCCGATGGGATTGTCAGCTATTCTATGCCTCAAGGGGACAAGAGAGGCAGCTGGGAGTTCTATGATTCTAGTTATGATGGGCATTGGGACGGAGAGAAACTCAAATATG GTCTGGGACAGCTGACTGATGGGCAAATAGCACCGGATGACTTTAAGTTGTCCTTCCACGAACCTGGTCAAGGATGGGTGGGCTGGAGGAACGACACAAGGGACAATAAACCTGTGGAGATTATCTTTGAATTCGACAAGATCCGGGAGTTTACAGCCGTCAATATCTACACCAACAACCAATTCACCAAAGAAGTGCAAGTCTTCAACGAATCCAAAGTCTTCTTCAGTATTGGAGGCAAACGCTACAAAGGGGAGCCCATTACCTATGACTCTTTCGAGGACAAAATCATGGAGACTCCAAGGAACGTCTCCATCAAGCTACACCATCGTGTGGGTCGCTTCGTGAAGCTGCAACTCTACTTCTCCTCCAGATGGATCTTGATCAGTGAAGTATCCTTTGAAAGTTCCCAAGTGACGGGTAACTTCAGCGAAGAAGACGACTTACCCGAAGCCAGTAAAGCCCCTAGTGATAATATTGTGGACCTTAATGGCAGGGATAATACTAAAAATGTGATTAGTGCAGTGAACAATCAAAGCGGGTTCGGCCAATATTTGGGCATTATGGTGGGTTTGTTCATGGTTCTGGTGGTGTTCTTGGTGGCGGTAGTCTCGTATGTGTTATACCAACACCGGAGATATAAAAGCTCTCCCAGGCCTAGTCAAGTCCCTGACAAGACTGCCCTATACCGACCACCTTCATTGG GTCACCTGACAAATACTTCGTCAGATTACGCTGACTACGCAGAACCCGTTCAACGAAGTCAGACCTCCAGGACCCCCCCGGATCGTCAACTGTTCTTTCCCAAACCCCCGCTAGCCCCGCCTCCCTCGGAGCAGCATTACGCCGCCACTGATGTATGCAAATCCGAGTATAAGCCTCAATTCACGCCACCTCCTCCCCCCCTGAGTACCCCCCCACCGGTTAGACTGCTGCGCCAGCCCAGATACGTGTCCGAGAGGACCTACATTGGACCTTAA